One stretch of Nocardioides perillae DNA includes these proteins:
- a CDS encoding PAS domain-containing protein, translating into MSQTIVPTGRARVLGDDEIIVSKTDLRGHLTYVNDLFVDISGYEEADLLGKPHNIIRHPSMPRAVFGLLWETLQSGEELFAYVVNLCANGDHYWVFAHVTPTRDRSGAVTGYHSNRRSVSPRTIERVQRLYDRLLVAERRESGGRAATAAGTAELHAALGESGTTYDRWVWSLLEKQAA; encoded by the coding sequence ATGAGCCAGACCATCGTCCCCACGGGACGCGCGCGCGTGCTCGGTGACGACGAGATCATCGTCAGCAAGACCGACCTGCGCGGCCACCTCACCTACGTCAACGACCTCTTCGTCGACATCAGCGGCTACGAGGAGGCCGACCTCCTCGGCAAGCCGCACAACATCATCCGCCACCCGTCCATGCCCCGCGCGGTCTTCGGGCTGCTGTGGGAGACGCTGCAGAGCGGCGAGGAGCTCTTCGCCTACGTCGTGAACCTCTGCGCCAACGGCGACCACTACTGGGTCTTCGCCCACGTCACGCCGACGCGCGACCGCAGCGGCGCCGTCACCGGCTACCACTCCAACCGGCGCAGCGTCAGCCCCCGCACCATCGAGCGGGTGCAGCGGCTCTACGACCGGCTGCTCGTCGCCGAGCGCCGCGAGTCCGGCGGCCGGGCGGCCACCGCGGCCGGCACCGCCGAGCTGCACGCCGCGCTGGGCGAGTCGGGCACGACGTACGACCGGTGGGTCTGGTCCCTGCTCGAGAAGCAGGCCGCGTGA
- a CDS encoding phytoene desaturase family protein → MTEQSRYDVVVVGGGHNGLTAATYLARSGLRTLVLERLPRTGGAAVSSQAFAGHPVRLSRYSYLVSVMPEELLRELDLDVRLVSRRTASYTPVVRDGRAGGLLVEHEEGEATRASFRALTGSDDEHDAWRDFYAGVQGLAEVVAPTLLQPLPREQELRDRVDPQVWEDVVQRPLGDAVVRRFRDDTVRGVVATDGLIGTTASLHDPSLVQNRCFLYHLVGNGTGEWRVPVGGMGALTDALAARAVEAGATVLTGAGVSRIVAGDDGAEVTWHDGDGTRTVAARHVLSGVAPWVLRILLGEPEDPATKPEGSQLKINMLLRRLPRLRSGVDPTVAFAGTLHLGEELSALEAARADAEAGRLPARLPGEVYCHSLTDPSILGDAPEGTHTLTYFGLHTPASLFDGDREATKAEAVRRALASLDEHLEEPIADCLATDAEGRPCLEAKIPQDVEADLAMPGGHIFHGDLDWPWASQRALLDTPARRWGVATDTPSVLLCGSGSRRGGAVSGLGGHSAAMAVLESR, encoded by the coding sequence ATGACGGAGCAGTCACGCTACGACGTCGTGGTGGTCGGCGGCGGCCACAACGGCCTCACCGCCGCCACCTATCTAGCCCGGTCGGGGCTGCGCACGCTCGTGCTCGAGCGGCTGCCGCGCACCGGCGGCGCGGCGGTGTCGTCGCAGGCCTTCGCCGGGCACCCCGTGCGGCTGTCGCGCTACTCCTACCTGGTCAGCGTCATGCCCGAGGAGCTGCTGCGCGAGCTCGACCTCGACGTGCGGCTCGTCTCGCGCCGCACCGCGTCGTACACCCCGGTCGTGCGCGACGGCCGCGCCGGCGGCCTGCTCGTCGAGCACGAGGAGGGCGAGGCGACCCGCGCGTCCTTCCGGGCCCTGACCGGCTCCGACGACGAGCACGACGCCTGGCGCGACTTCTACGCCGGCGTGCAGGGCCTGGCCGAGGTCGTCGCCCCCACCCTGCTGCAGCCGCTGCCGCGTGAGCAGGAGCTGCGCGACCGCGTCGACCCGCAGGTCTGGGAGGACGTCGTGCAGCGCCCGCTCGGCGACGCCGTCGTGCGCCGCTTCCGCGACGACACCGTGCGCGGCGTGGTGGCCACCGACGGCCTCATCGGCACGACGGCCTCGCTGCACGACCCCTCGCTGGTGCAGAACCGCTGCTTCCTCTACCACCTCGTCGGCAACGGCACCGGCGAGTGGCGGGTGCCCGTCGGCGGGATGGGCGCGCTCACCGACGCGCTGGCCGCGCGGGCCGTCGAGGCAGGCGCCACCGTGCTCACCGGTGCCGGCGTGTCCCGCATCGTCGCGGGTGACGACGGCGCCGAGGTGACCTGGCACGACGGCGACGGCACCCGCACGGTGGCGGCGCGGCACGTGCTGAGCGGGGTGGCCCCCTGGGTGCTGCGCATCCTGCTCGGCGAGCCCGAGGACCCCGCCACCAAGCCGGAGGGCTCGCAGCTGAAGATCAACATGCTGCTGCGCCGGCTGCCCCGGCTGCGCTCGGGCGTCGACCCGACCGTCGCCTTCGCCGGCACGCTGCACCTCGGCGAGGAGCTCTCCGCGCTCGAGGCCGCCCGCGCCGACGCGGAGGCGGGCCGCTTGCCGGCGCGGTTGCCGGGCGAGGTCTACTGCCACTCGCTGACCGACCCCAGCATCCTCGGCGACGCACCCGAGGGCACCCACACGCTCACCTACTTCGGGCTGCACACGCCCGCGTCGCTCTTCGACGGCGACCGCGAGGCGACGAAGGCCGAGGCCGTGCGCCGCGCCCTCGCCTCCCTCGACGAGCACCTCGAGGAGCCGATCGCGGACTGCCTGGCGACCGACGCCGAGGGCCGACCGTGCCTGGAGGCGAAGATCCCGCAGGACGTGGAGGCCGACCTCGCGATGCCGGGCGGCCACATCTTCCACGGCGACCTCGACTGGCCGTGGGCGAGCCAGCGCGCCCTGCTCGACACCCCCGCCCGGCGCTGGGGCGTCGCGACCGACACGCCGTCGGTGCTGCTGTGCGGCTCGGGGTCTCGGCGCGGCGGCGCCGTCAGCGGTCTCGGCGGCCACAGTGCGGCGATGGCGGTGCTCGAGTCCCGCTGA
- a CDS encoding ATP-binding protein, which produces MGALPAWAVVAVLALLLGLAVVATGARALSRALRRLRSATAEADAARERAERLLACSAGTAILACDVDGTVQLANPGAVDAFGHPAADLVGRSVAFVVAPGELADQAAALGTTPDLRSVLAACARTPGARREWILRRADGEARVHAVAVAPMTGAAGRLVGFVVTTDDVTDRVRAEEARVLAYLAEHEAARRLREADGVKDTLVATVSHELRTPITNITGFTEMLAEGDFGELTAAQASAVQRITDNSRRLLALVDDLLALARLEAGLVSPETRLLDLRVVVEEAAAASRTALRGRGPAVRLDVGLASSWVEGDPEALREVVVALLDNAAKFTPGDDPVVVRLATAGDEVVLTVADRGLGIPADEVARVTERFFRARNAWDRAVQGTGLGLAVVAAQVARHAGRVEVASVEGEGTTVAVVLPRAAGPTGTPAGRGDGPGAAGVPVAPDHPAYTAAAGDFEVPHAPRHRA; this is translated from the coding sequence GTGGGAGCACTACCCGCCTGGGCCGTCGTGGCCGTGCTCGCGCTGCTCCTCGGGCTCGCCGTGGTGGCGACCGGGGCCCGGGCGCTGTCCCGTGCGCTGCGCCGGCTGCGCTCGGCCACCGCGGAGGCGGACGCCGCGCGCGAGCGGGCCGAGCGGCTGCTCGCGTGCAGCGCCGGCACGGCCATCCTCGCCTGCGACGTCGACGGCACCGTCCAGCTCGCCAACCCGGGGGCGGTCGACGCCTTCGGGCACCCGGCCGCCGACCTGGTCGGGCGCTCGGTGGCCTTCGTCGTCGCCCCCGGCGAGCTCGCCGACCAGGCCGCCGCGCTGGGCACGACCCCTGACCTGCGCTCGGTGCTCGCGGCCTGCGCGCGCACACCCGGCGCCCGGCGCGAGTGGATCCTGCGCCGTGCCGACGGCGAGGCACGGGTGCACGCGGTGGCGGTGGCGCCCATGACCGGCGCCGCCGGCCGCCTCGTCGGCTTCGTCGTCACCACCGACGACGTCACCGACCGGGTCCGGGCCGAGGAGGCCCGGGTGCTCGCCTACCTCGCCGAGCACGAGGCGGCGCGGCGGCTGCGCGAGGCCGACGGCGTGAAGGACACGCTGGTGGCCACCGTGAGCCACGAGCTGCGCACCCCCATCACCAACATCACCGGCTTCACCGAGATGCTCGCGGAGGGCGACTTCGGCGAGCTCACCGCAGCGCAGGCCTCCGCCGTGCAGCGCATCACCGACAACAGCCGGCGCCTGCTCGCCCTGGTCGACGACCTGCTCGCGCTCGCCCGGCTCGAGGCCGGACTCGTCAGCCCCGAGACGCGGCTGCTCGACCTGCGCGTGGTGGTCGAGGAGGCGGCTGCCGCGAGCCGCACCGCGCTGCGCGGGCGCGGCCCCGCGGTCCGGCTCGACGTCGGCCTGGCCTCGTCCTGGGTGGAGGGCGACCCCGAGGCGCTGCGCGAGGTCGTCGTCGCGCTGCTCGACAACGCCGCGAAGTTCACGCCCGGCGACGACCCCGTGGTGGTGCGCCTCGCGACCGCCGGTGACGAGGTCGTGCTCACCGTGGCCGACCGCGGCCTGGGCATCCCGGCCGACGAGGTCGCGCGGGTGACGGAGCGCTTCTTCCGCGCCCGCAACGCCTGGGACCGAGCGGTGCAGGGCACCGGCCTCGGCCTCGCGGTCGTCGCCGCGCAGGTCGCCCGCCACGCCGGGCGGGTGGAGGTCGCCTCCGTCGAGGGGGAGGGCACCACCGTGGCCGTGGTCCTGCCCCGCGCGGCGGGGCCGACCGGCACCCCGGCCGGCCGGGGTGACGGGCCGGGCGCCGCGGGGGTCCCCGTGGCGCCCGACCACCCGGCGTACACCGCGGCGGCAGGGGACTTCGAGGTCCCCCACGCGCCGCGGCACCGGGCCTGA
- a CDS encoding PucR family transcriptional regulator: MTALPQERGAGRAGEDVLAAWVRDRADDIAARATVAIWEEIEAYADLADRTLRAEVEAHCRQVFTAFIATVQDRRDPSRADFPWTGRHAMRRVDLGITLTDFMKAFRIGQISLWDEVVEAVRVHPGTTDAALTVAGQLMRTIEAGSTAAAEAYLEAQQFTVADHARLARDLLDDLLEGRPPTVRPRLEALADVGIDAASRLVVAVGSYTVPGDASGDRKAHAMLRSALTNPGRGLVVVRHDEVVAVLPVEPGLDAAEAEERVLGRVRAQVASLASRGVYPSVGVSSVREGFLDVPEAYEEARLARRSLQGRSGVQALSRMSTLDYLVQTHDRSARRLVRPEVRAFVQEDLASGSTFTETLRAYVAADLNAKMAAVQLHVHPNTVYYRLERIAERTGCDVRRVEELIDLLLAVGLVRGSTD; this comes from the coding sequence ATGACAGCACTGCCGCAGGAGCGCGGGGCCGGGCGGGCGGGGGAGGACGTCCTCGCGGCCTGGGTGCGCGACCGCGCCGACGACATCGCGGCCCGCGCGACGGTCGCGATCTGGGAGGAGATCGAGGCGTACGCCGACCTCGCCGACCGCACCCTGCGTGCGGAGGTCGAGGCGCACTGCCGTCAGGTGTTCACCGCCTTCATCGCCACGGTGCAGGACCGCCGCGACCCCTCGCGGGCCGACTTCCCCTGGACCGGTCGGCACGCGATGCGACGCGTCGACCTCGGCATCACGCTGACCGACTTCATGAAGGCCTTCCGCATCGGCCAGATCTCGCTGTGGGACGAGGTCGTCGAGGCGGTCCGGGTGCACCCGGGCACCACCGACGCGGCGCTGACCGTCGCCGGTCAGCTCATGCGCACCATCGAGGCCGGCAGCACGGCCGCCGCCGAGGCCTACCTCGAGGCGCAGCAGTTCACGGTGGCCGACCACGCCCGCCTCGCCCGCGACCTGCTCGACGACCTGCTCGAGGGGCGCCCGCCGACGGTGCGGCCCCGTCTCGAGGCCTTGGCCGACGTCGGCATCGACGCGGCCTCGCGGCTCGTGGTCGCCGTGGGCTCCTACACGGTGCCGGGTGACGCCAGCGGCGACCGCAAGGCGCACGCGATGCTGCGCTCCGCCCTGACCAACCCCGGGCGGGGCCTGGTGGTGGTGCGCCACGACGAGGTGGTCGCGGTGCTCCCGGTCGAGCCGGGCCTCGACGCTGCCGAGGCGGAGGAGCGCGTGCTCGGCCGGGTGCGGGCCCAGGTGGCCTCGCTCGCCAGCCGCGGCGTCTACCCCAGCGTCGGCGTCTCGTCGGTGCGCGAGGGCTTCCTCGACGTGCCCGAGGCCTACGAGGAGGCGCGCCTGGCGCGCCGGTCGCTGCAGGGACGCTCGGGGGTCCAGGCGTTGTCGCGGATGTCGACGCTCGACTACCTCGTGCAGACCCACGACCGCTCGGCGCGCCGCCTCGTGCGGCCGGAGGTGCGGGCCTTCGTGCAGGAGGACCTCGCGAGCGGCAGCACCTTCACGGAGACGCTGCGCGCCTACGTCGCCGCCGACCTCAACGCCAAGATGGCGGCCGTGCAGCTGCACGTGCACCCCAACACCGTCTACTACCGCCTCGAGCGCATCGCCGAGCGGACCGGCTGCGACGTGCGCCGGGTCGAGGAGCTGATCGACCTGCTGCTCGCCGTCGGCCTGGTGCGCGGCAGCACCGACTGA
- a CDS encoding Rieske 2Fe-2S domain-containing protein, which yields MARRPRTVPARELPPGAVRRAGPWAVGNRDGELFAVSRRCRHQLADLSEGHVDADGCLVCPWHQSRYDVETGEMVQGPRGFLGYHGPAPGYAAFVRSYSKVLRLRVARALRRGDEVVVERRG from the coding sequence GTGGCCCGTCGCCCCCGCACCGTCCCCGCACGTGAGCTGCCGCCCGGGGCGGTGCGCCGCGCCGGCCCCTGGGCGGTCGGCAACCGCGACGGCGAGCTGTTCGCCGTCTCGCGCCGCTGCCGACACCAGCTCGCCGACCTCTCCGAGGGCCACGTCGACGCCGACGGCTGCCTGGTCTGCCCGTGGCACCAGAGCCGCTACGACGTCGAGACCGGCGAGATGGTGCAGGGCCCGCGCGGGTTCCTCGGCTACCACGGCCCCGCCCCTGGCTACGCCGCGTTCGTCCGGTCCTACAGCAAGGTGCTGCGGCTGCGGGTCGCCCGGGCGCTGCGCCGCGGCGACGAGGTGGTCGTCGAGCGTCGGGGCTGA
- the orn gene encoding oligoribonuclease: protein MNERLVWIDCEMTGLDLGADALIEVAALVTDFDLNVLGEGVDVVVRPPAEALEQMGDFVRSMHETSGLLPELEQGVTLAEAEAQVLAYVREHCPDGSRPPLAGNTVATDRSFLARDMPELESFLHYRIVDVSSIKELARRWFPRAYFQAPAKRGNHRALADIQESIEELRYYREAVFVPSPGPDSAASRVVAEKHGGSLTGLGPAPAPSPAASATASASESATGDAATEQPAPDAAPRPE, encoded by the coding sequence CTGATCGAGGTCGCCGCCCTCGTCACCGACTTCGACCTCAACGTGCTCGGCGAGGGGGTCGACGTGGTGGTCCGCCCGCCCGCCGAGGCCCTGGAGCAGATGGGCGACTTCGTCCGGTCGATGCACGAGACCTCCGGGCTGCTGCCGGAGCTGGAGCAGGGCGTCACGCTCGCCGAGGCCGAGGCGCAGGTGCTGGCCTACGTGCGCGAGCACTGCCCCGACGGCAGCCGCCCGCCGCTCGCCGGCAACACCGTCGCCACCGACCGCTCCTTCCTCGCCCGGGACATGCCGGAGCTGGAGTCGTTCCTGCACTACCGCATCGTCGACGTCAGCTCGATCAAGGAGCTGGCCCGTCGGTGGTTCCCGCGGGCCTACTTCCAGGCACCGGCGAAGCGCGGCAACCATCGGGCGCTGGCCGACATCCAGGAGAGCATCGAGGAGCTGCGCTACTACCGCGAGGCCGTCTTCGTGCCCTCCCCCGGGCCCGACTCCGCCGCCTCGCGGGTCGTGGCCGAGAAGCACGGTGGGTCGCTGACCGGGCTGGGCCCCGCCCCCGCTCCGTCGCCTGCCGCGTCCGCCACCGCGTCGGCCAGCGAGTCCGCCACCGGCGACGCGGCGACCGAGCAGCCCGCCCCCGATGCGGCGCCCCGGCCCGAGTGA
- a CDS encoding methyl-accepting chemotaxis protein: MAAAPRRGAAATDELAVHRAFADEVLRALTAAGQGDLEARVRHVPGIEGLPALTALRHATNRTLDLTDAFVREAGASLVAAAEGRFHRSFVEVGMPGSFRTGAAEINRGSAAMEAAAGQVAEAAGERQQLADRFESVVLTLTQDVVGAADEVSGTTGTLSRSAHEVADEVRRARETVDSLSESSSAIQDVARLIDTIAAQTRLLALNATIEAARVGEAGKGFAVVAAEVKDLATQTSEATQRVSAQVHEIQAASTDAVQVMSGVGSTVTTMTDMVGVVAAAVDGTQEKQGMTRAAGHLRDQVRDFLGEMRD, from the coding sequence ATGGCGGCCGCACCCCGTCGCGGCGCCGCCGCGACCGACGAGCTGGCCGTGCACCGCGCCTTCGCCGACGAGGTGCTGCGGGCGCTGACGGCGGCCGGCCAGGGCGACCTGGAGGCGCGCGTGCGCCACGTGCCCGGCATCGAGGGGCTGCCGGCCCTGACCGCCCTGCGCCACGCGACCAACCGCACCCTCGACCTCACCGACGCCTTCGTGCGCGAGGCCGGTGCCTCGCTCGTGGCTGCGGCCGAGGGCCGCTTCCACCGCAGCTTCGTCGAGGTGGGCATGCCGGGCTCCTTCCGCACCGGCGCCGCGGAGATCAACCGCGGGTCGGCCGCGATGGAGGCGGCGGCGGGCCAGGTGGCCGAGGCCGCCGGCGAGCGCCAGCAGCTCGCCGACCGCTTCGAGTCGGTCGTGCTCACCCTCACCCAGGACGTCGTCGGCGCCGCCGACGAGGTCAGCGGGACGACCGGCACCCTGAGCCGGTCCGCGCACGAGGTCGCGGACGAGGTGCGTCGGGCCCGCGAGACCGTCGACTCGCTCTCGGAGTCGTCGTCGGCCATCCAGGACGTCGCCCGCCTCATCGACACGATCGCCGCGCAGACCCGGCTGCTCGCGCTCAACGCCACCATCGAGGCCGCGCGCGTCGGCGAGGCCGGCAAGGGCTTCGCCGTGGTCGCGGCCGAGGTGAAGGACCTCGCGACGCAGACCTCCGAGGCGACCCAGCGGGTCTCCGCTCAGGTGCACGAGATCCAGGCGGCGAGCACCGACGCCGTGCAGGTGATGTCGGGTGTCGGCAGCACGGTGACGACGATGACCGACATGGTCGGCGTCGTGGCGGCCGCGGTCGACGGCACGCAGGAGAAGCAGGGCATGACGCGGGCTGCCGGGCACCTGCGCGACCAGGTCCGCGACTTCCTCGGCGAGATGCGGGACTGA
- a CDS encoding SpoIIE family protein phosphatase: MDTLFATAGSLREAYAAVAWERTPLGAPEGWSPCLRQSVRTVLDSRFPMTLMWGPQFVLVYNEAYVELIGDKHPAALGATSREVFPEAWEQIGPWMSDVLTTGEGHYVEDALVPLERHGFLEECYFTFSYSAVRSSGGVVEGVLDIAAETTPRVVERRRQQVVAELAYELGAVDTLEEVPAVVARVVAESVSPDLSAAALRLPQLAPGPGHREPSDGLPPTPDDLLPALDPLVVRDDEGEGATGFLVLPAGRLGRDRAVLVARLGGGRAPDAAYRSFLRQVGGVVDQAVERMRVVAAEREVARRERGLSEALQRSLLTDLPEVEGLDLAVRYVPAAEVAFVGGDWYDAFPTPDGSLAVVIGDVAGHDRDAAAAMGQARNLLRGIAYAVPGGPGAVLTTFDEVFERLAVSSVATVVLGHVTRHGDGGATLCWANAGHPPPVLVSSDGSARLLEVGVDPLLGLAPGRERSDHEVRLEPGSTLVLYTDGLVERRGVGLDLGLAWLVGQLDAAGATAGTTTAEDVCELLATAVPAQAEDDIALLVLRVPG, translated from the coding sequence GTGGACACCCTCTTCGCGACCGCCGGGTCGCTGCGCGAGGCCTACGCCGCGGTCGCGTGGGAGCGCACGCCCCTGGGTGCGCCCGAGGGGTGGAGCCCCTGCCTGCGGCAGTCGGTGCGCACGGTGCTCGACTCCCGCTTCCCCATGACGCTGATGTGGGGGCCCCAGTTCGTCCTCGTCTACAACGAGGCCTACGTCGAGCTCATCGGCGACAAGCACCCGGCCGCGCTCGGGGCCACGAGCCGCGAGGTCTTCCCGGAGGCCTGGGAGCAGATCGGGCCGTGGATGTCGGACGTGCTCACCACCGGCGAGGGGCACTACGTCGAGGACGCGCTGGTGCCGCTGGAGCGCCACGGCTTCCTCGAGGAGTGCTACTTCACCTTCTCCTACTCCGCGGTGCGCTCGTCGGGTGGCGTCGTGGAGGGGGTCCTCGACATCGCAGCCGAGACCACGCCACGGGTGGTCGAGCGGCGGCGTCAGCAGGTGGTCGCCGAGCTGGCCTACGAGCTCGGTGCGGTCGACACGCTCGAGGAGGTGCCGGCGGTGGTCGCCCGGGTGGTCGCCGAGTCGGTCTCGCCGGACCTGTCGGCGGCCGCCCTGCGGCTCCCGCAGCTCGCGCCCGGTCCCGGTCACCGTGAACCCTCCGACGGCCTGCCGCCCACGCCGGACGACCTGCTGCCGGCCCTCGACCCGTTGGTCGTGCGCGACGACGAGGGGGAGGGCGCCACCGGCTTCCTCGTGCTCCCGGCGGGCCGCCTCGGCCGGGACCGCGCGGTGCTCGTCGCCCGGCTCGGCGGCGGCCGGGCGCCCGACGCGGCGTACCGCTCGTTCCTGCGGCAGGTCGGCGGCGTCGTCGACCAGGCGGTCGAGCGGATGCGCGTCGTCGCTGCGGAGCGGGAGGTGGCGCGCCGCGAGCGCGGGCTCTCGGAAGCGCTGCAGCGCAGCCTGCTCACCGACCTCCCCGAGGTCGAGGGCCTCGACCTCGCGGTGCGCTACGTGCCTGCCGCCGAGGTGGCCTTCGTCGGCGGCGACTGGTACGACGCGTTCCCGACGCCCGACGGGTCGCTCGCGGTGGTCATCGGCGACGTCGCCGGTCACGACCGCGACGCCGCGGCCGCGATGGGACAGGCGCGCAACCTGCTCCGCGGCATCGCCTACGCCGTGCCGGGCGGGCCGGGCGCGGTGCTCACGACCTTCGACGAGGTCTTCGAGCGCCTGGCCGTCTCCAGCGTCGCGACGGTGGTGCTGGGCCACGTGACGCGGCACGGCGACGGTGGTGCCACGCTGTGCTGGGCCAACGCCGGGCACCCACCGCCCGTGCTGGTCTCCTCCGACGGCTCGGCGCGGCTGCTCGAGGTCGGGGTCGACCCGCTCCTCGGGCTCGCGCCCGGCCGGGAGCGCTCCGACCACGAGGTCCGGCTCGAGCCGGGCAGCACCCTGGTCCTCTACACCGACGGCCTGGTGGAGCGGCGCGGCGTCGGGCTCGACCTGGGGCTGGCGTGGCTGGTGGGCCAGCTCGACGCGGCCGGCGCGACGGCGGGCACGACGACGGCAGAGGACGTCTGCGAGCTGCTGGCCACCGCGGTCCCGGCGCAGGCCGAGGACGACATCGCGCTGCTGGTCCTGCGCGTCCCGGGCTGA
- a CDS encoding SpoIIE family protein phosphatase translates to MQVGTGLVALVADDDADVRALLVHQLRRWGFTTHEAVDGHEAIAAVTRLSPHLVLLDVDMPGADGLTVLAAVRREQAGRPVQSAVLLVTAQASGDDVARGLAAGADDYVRKPFHLGELQQRVSTAVSRARRLADLESVRAAVRQPRVPSRPGLDVAATSRPVGGAGAGGDLIAVVDAPDGHVVAVLGDAMGHGPAAAAHATYTRTLLSSTARFEPDPGRVLALANNAVHVDPDLAPGLETEFVTACVVSVQPATGLFRWASAGHSGPWQVEAGAVTPGDLDAVVGPPLGLGLHTDYPVRHGFLRPGGRLLLHSDALAVRTRTGADFLDDVLPGVLARGSDDVEALLEEVAASLAVHDDGRHPDDTSLLVLGRPPCPVVEQPLPGA, encoded by the coding sequence GTGCAGGTGGGGACGGGGCTCGTGGCCCTCGTGGCCGACGACGACGCCGACGTGCGTGCGCTCCTCGTGCACCAGCTGCGGCGCTGGGGCTTCACCACCCACGAGGCGGTCGACGGCCACGAGGCGATCGCGGCCGTGACGCGCCTGTCGCCGCACCTGGTCCTGCTCGACGTGGACATGCCGGGCGCCGACGGCCTCACCGTCCTCGCGGCCGTGCGCCGCGAGCAGGCCGGCCGGCCGGTGCAGTCGGCCGTGCTCCTGGTGACCGCCCAGGCCTCGGGCGACGACGTCGCGCGAGGCCTGGCCGCGGGCGCCGACGACTACGTGCGCAAGCCCTTCCACCTCGGCGAGCTGCAGCAGCGGGTCAGCACCGCGGTCAGCCGCGCGCGGCGGCTCGCCGACCTCGAGTCGGTGCGCGCGGCCGTGCGCCAGCCCCGGGTGCCGTCGCGTCCGGGTCTCGACGTGGCCGCCACCTCGCGGCCGGTGGGCGGAGCGGGCGCGGGCGGCGACCTCATCGCGGTGGTCGACGCGCCCGACGGACACGTGGTGGCAGTCCTCGGCGACGCCATGGGCCACGGGCCCGCCGCGGCGGCGCACGCGACGTACACCCGGACGCTGCTGAGCAGCACCGCCCGCTTCGAGCCCGACCCCGGGCGGGTGCTCGCGCTCGCCAACAACGCCGTGCACGTCGACCCCGACCTCGCGCCGGGGCTCGAGACCGAGTTCGTCACCGCGTGCGTGGTCAGCGTCCAGCCCGCGACGGGTCTCTTCCGCTGGGCCTCCGCAGGGCACTCCGGCCCGTGGCAGGTCGAGGCCGGCGCCGTGACCCCCGGCGACCTCGACGCGGTGGTGGGCCCCCCGCTGGGCCTGGGCCTGCACACCGACTACCCCGTGCGCCACGGCTTCCTGCGCCCCGGCGGGCGCCTCCTGCTGCACTCCGACGCCCTCGCGGTGCGCACCCGGACAGGCGCGGACTTCCTCGACGACGTGCTGCCGGGGGTGCTGGCGCGCGGCAGCGACGACGTCGAGGCGCTGCTCGAGGAGGTCGCGGCCTCGCTGGCCGTGCACGACGACGGCCGGCACCCCGACGACACCAGCCTGCTGGTGCTCGGTCGGCCGCCCTGCCCGGTGGTCGAGCAACCGCTGCCCGGCGCCTGA
- a CDS encoding STAS domain-containing protein — protein MEDLPYSADFDAGRRTLVVTGDIDEVTGPRLRESLTTLVEPGAPPVTVDLSDVTFLPSAAVSVLVTAVRAADQAGTGFQLVATPGTISHRVLTICGVPVGDPQHSQA, from the coding sequence ATGGAGGACCTGCCCTACTCCGCCGACTTCGACGCCGGTCGGCGCACCCTGGTCGTGACCGGTGACATCGACGAGGTCACCGGACCCCGCCTGCGCGAGTCCCTCACGACCCTCGTCGAGCCCGGCGCGCCGCCGGTGACCGTCGACCTGAGCGACGTCACCTTCCTGCCCAGCGCCGCGGTGAGCGTGCTGGTGACGGCGGTGCGCGCGGCCGACCAGGCCGGCACCGGCTTCCAGCTCGTCGCGACCCCGGGCACCATCTCGCACCGCGTGCTCACCATCTGCGGCGTGCCGGTGGGCGACCCCCAGCACAGCCAGGCCTGA